Below is a window of Conger conger chromosome 16, fConCon1.1, whole genome shotgun sequence DNA.
cagcgtgcgccatcaagcccctccagctggtccagaatgctgcagcccgcttgatcaccagtcagcccaggtcggctcatgtcaccccgcttctcattggcctccactggcttcctattgccgcacgcatccgattcaaggccctagtgttggcatttcaggctgctaaggggactgccccacattacatacaatccctgatcactccctactccccagctagaccactccggtctgccagctctggtcgccttacggttccctctctacgggcacctggcggtcgagctgcacgttcacgcctgttttccgttctggttcctcagtggtggaatgacttgcctaccgcaagaaaaaaaaaaaattgcacttacgatgacgactatatgtttagaacagcagtccaggtgtattttcctagttctggatgtgatgctttgacttgtggtagaacctatgcacttgcaagtcgctttggattaaaagcgtctgccaaatgactaaaatgtaaatgtaaatgtaaatgtaaatgtttgtttgttgtttctcaTTGGTCCTTTTCAACAGTTTGCCTTCATAAAAGTGTTTCAGAACAGCTTGGccgtttattatatttattttttttacaaatttccTGTCCAGTTCAGGCTCACAAAACAGGTTTGAGCAGTGTTTACATAGCaaactaatacaaaacacagttTTTCACAATGGGCTGTTGAACTAGTGCTGGCTGGAGGCTGCACCGTGCTCTCACAATGCGTGGCCTGAAGTCTTGCTGTGTCCTCATCTGCCCTCAGGTCCAGGATCAGTGCCAGTATGAGCTGGTGACTCCACTTGCCCTCATGTTCTCTTCCACCCTCCTGCTGGTAAGACCAAAGCTCCGTGCTTCTCCAAATCACACAGGTGCCAAACCGATTCCTGTCACACCATAGGgtgtaatattaatattaataagaaTATGGGAACATTTATATGAATGTTAATATGAACGCTGATATGTGTTGAAGAGGGTGGGGTGCATTGTCCAACTgttccattttgaaaatgaatataaataatacatcatATATAATGTTGTGCATTTCACAATCTTGTAGCAGTACAGTGAAGTGGAGAAACTCGTTTAAAATACCACAGCGGATAGTGTGGGTGATTCACAGGAGACATTTTTCAGCAGAAATCACATTGACAGTGACACATGATGACTACAGACGGCCTTTAGCAGTGCTGCTGTCCTCAGGTCTCACACAAGCACAATGAGCTCTGAGCAATGATACCTGACGCTTGTTATTAGCTCACACAAAAATGTCTCACAAACCTTCTACTGACTCGCATAGATATTTTCATGACCTATCTCCTCTTGAATTGCAGTCTAACATCAGTTGGCATATGTTTATCCCCAGTGACGTTcctcaaaaatggaaaatactaTTTCCCGATATACGAGTTTAAGGCCTGCTGTTGGCTTGGTTTATGAGTGCCGTTGTATTTGATTTCAGACTCCGTTCCtccctccacactgccccctgctgacgAGCGCCTGTGAGGTGTTCGGCGGCTTCCTGTGCTGGCCGGAGCCATACAGCGGTGTGTGTCGAGACCTGCTCAACGTCCTCCGTCTGGAGCTGAGGGCCCCAGGTACCTCCTCCCTCACAGCTCATGTGACCTTCCAGGACAGCCCCTCAGCCTGTCCCTGTGCCTCCCCGGGTTAGTCAGACACGTGGAGGGCAGACCAGGGGGACTGAGAACTaagcagcttttttttttagcatttttagTTGTTCTGGGTTGCTTTTTGTCTTTGCTTTTGATCTTGCTTTTATTTGTTCTTGGTCCTTAGTATTTGGGATCCTCAGTATTTTTACTTTTAGCAACTATTTgacagtttgtttattttgataatGGTTTCTAATATATTGTGTTTATGCTATTCAAGTACATTTGGCTGCAAAAGAGTTGTCCGTGTTAACCCTGTTTTACCCACTCTGCATGTACCTCTCCTGTCCATAGGCATCTCCTACCACAGACTGGTGAGGGAGGAGCAAGGCTTGTCCACAGCTGACCACCGCACTAAAACCATGTGAGTCAGCCAAGACAAGAGCCCCAGGCCCTGTCCTAATCAGAACACTtacctactattgagtatagtATATACGTACATGCACTTGTTTACGTTTATATTTGTGAGTATGtactgcatgtatgtgcatgtgtacgtggacttgtgtttgtgtgcgcgtgtgcatgtgtttgcatgtgtctgtatgtgtgtgtgtctatctgtgtgtctgtgtacccgcgtttgtgtgcgtgtgtgcatgcgtgtgtgcacatgtgtgtgtctgtgtgtgtgcatgcatttgcgtgtgtctgtgtgtgatgcctgtgtgcacatgtgtgtgtctgtgtgtgtgcatgcatttgcgtgtgtctgtgtatgtgtgtgtgtgtgtgtgtgtgtgtgtgtgtgtgtgtgtctatgcgtgtgtgtgtatgtgcatgctcatgtgtgtgtgtgtatgtgtgcgtgtgtctgtatgtgtgtgtgtatgtgtctgtgcatgtgtgtgtatgtgcatgctcacgtgtgtgtgtgtgtgtgtgtgtgtgtgtgcgcatgctcacgctcacgtgtgtgtgtgtgtgtgctctggggTTAGGACGGTGCTGCTAATGGACCCGGCTGACGTGCCGCTGGAGTTCCTCTCCGTCTCTGAGCAGTTGAGCAGCATTCATCAGACCCCCCAGGAGGTCCACATCACCCTCATCAAACACGCCTACCAGGCCGCCCTCGGCACAAAGTACCCTCTGTCCACCCTGCACCACGCCCTGCAGGTAGGCCACACGCTCCAGTACAGGAGTAGGTGTTTGAAATGCTTTATAACCTGGTGAATTCTGATAACATTTCCACATCTCTGAGAATTTTCAGTGAAATAACAATGAGCTAAGACCCATCATATGTTATGAAAGAAGAATCTTGTTCTGAATATTGtcaaaaatatgtttcttttGCACATTGTCAGTAATTTGCAAGAATGTTTCTGGTCTTTGATACAGGTTTGTGAAATATTCCATTATGCTATGAAATATCCTATTATTTCCTATTATGAATGTCTTTTTGACTGTATGAATACATGTAGCCTACTGAATACACTGCTTCAGTAGTCTGCTTCAATGAACTTTGTCGCAACACTAATTTAATTCTTtatggaatacattttaaacCATTTCTGAGGTTCTACAACCTATGTCTAAAATATtctatgaatattaatgagtgTGACCAAAGATTCTTGTGGTAGTGGATGTCATGCCTTTTaatgaatacttatataaactGTCGTATAGCACCAGAAACTTGGAACACCCAAGCAATGGAACAGCAGTAGGAATGGAAGCCATGGCAAAGTCATCCATCTGGACCTGGCATTCCAGGGGTGCTGACCCATCTCCTGTTCTCCACAGTCTAAGAGCCCcaagcagctgcagcagctctGTTCTGCTGTGACGGAGGTCCTGGAGACCTGCGCCTTCATGGAGGAGCCTGAGGAGGCCAGGGGGTGTCTACTGCAGGCCCTGGAGCAGCTCTGTGAGAACATCGGAGTGCAGGCCTCAGACAGCAGCAAGTCAGATGGTGAGACAGGATGTGACACGCGTATGTTACACAGTTAACAGACATGATTGGCTCTTCCAACTGGCGTAGGTGCAGGTAGTTCCCctgaaaattagattttttttgatGGGGAATTCTGCTGCCCTAAGTGCTCTGATCGGTTGAGTGACATGATCACAATGATACGATTGTTCCTCGTTTGTCTCTCTACATTTAGGGGTGCTGCAGACACTGGCTTTGCCCATAGCCAAATTTCACCTGCACCTCTGGGATAGCGACAATTTTGGTAAGGATGGTCTTATATCAGtacttgcatttcatttttgtaccAGCCATTTGCAgtcttttgtttgtgtattggAATATGAATTGACCAGTTATTCTCAGCATCCTGGTTGCCAGAAACCTGCCATTTTGAGCTAATGTGgagttatttcattatttgcattgtttttgccatttctttatttttactttatttcactTATTAATTATAACAACTCATCTTTTTATGAAGGATTTTACATGAAATGAAGAACAGCAACAGTGCATGTTCTGAGGATTCTGTCAGAGCCAtagaaaggaaaatgaaaggGATAATTTAAGACACCATGAAATGAAAGCTGCTTATTATGAATTGGAAATGTGTACAATATGCCTTTACGTTGCCATTCACACCACCCTAAACACCGCTCTTTCCAGACTCTCTGACTGACTTCCTGGAGAGGGAGTGTTGCCTAGCGACCACCTCTACTCCTcctgaagaagaggaagaggaagaagtggTGGGGGATGAAGAGGTTGGAGATGAAAGGCAGGAGAATGCTAACGAaatagaggaggaggaggaggaggaggaggaagctgCTACAGACAGTTGGGCGGGACACCGAGTCTCCACTCTCTCCACCATCTCCACCACCTCCAAAGACTCCATGTTCTCCACCTCGTCAGCTGCCTCGTCCTGCTCTTTGCCGTCGTGGCGGTCCGAGGCATCTGGGGCCGACAGCGACTTCTGCGAGGACATGGAGGACAGCGCCCCGGAGAAGCCCGGCCCGCCCCGGCCCCGACTCAGACACCACCTCTCTAAATTCTTCAAGCCCCGCAGAGAGGGCCGGGGCAGCCGCCTGTCCCGGGCCAAGAGCCTGGGCTCGTCCGAGACCAAGGCCTACGCCGAGAGGCGCTACGCCCGCTTCGCGCGCTCAAACTCCCTGCGGCAGAAGGTGCGGCCGGGGGGAGGGCTTCTCCCCGCCCTGCCCCTCCAGCCGGCCGGTTTCCGGAGGGTTCCGGTGCTGGGCGCCGGGGACGAGCCGGGCTGCGGCTCCACGCTGcgggtggtggtgttgggcaCCGACCGCGCTGTGGGGAGGATCGCTAGGGCCTGCGCCCGCCTCTGCTCGCAGGAGAGCACCCTTCCCACCAGGGTCCAGTTCTTCTTCATCCCCGTGGCGAGGGGGTCCGGTTGTGTCCCGGCCGAGGGTCTCGTTAGCCCTGACAAGCCGCCAGAGATCTCCCCGAGGGCTGCAGCAAGGACGGTGAGCGTGGTCATGTCATATAACAGGAAAGAGGAATGGGTCATTTTATCATCCAGACCAGGGAtcctcaaatcacagtcctcgagGTCTGAAAACTGCTGATTTTCTACcctgcctttacctgggagtcaggtgtaaagACAATTTGGCCGATtaagtagcactaattgttcagctatttacctgggagaaaagaaaaccagggccagattcgGATTCAAGGTGCAGATTTGATTATTGCTGATCTGGGgcgtttactttcatttacctTTTCCAGCTTCAGTGATCTTGCTCTGCGAAACACCCTGTTAAACATTAATGTTAGTTACTATTTCTGTGTGTGGAATTATTGGTGCGTTCAGTACATTCTTTAGATCCTTAGAAAGTGTATTATACCTGATACAGAGGTTATAATACGATATTCATCCTTGCAAGATGCCTTGAATATTTCCTTTGGGAACTAGATGAGCACTAGATGGAAATGAGGGACAGCTTTTGTATGCTTTTTTCACAGGACGCAGCCATGCCCGGCGGTGACAGCGCTAACAACATCGCACAGTCCATAGGAAGGCTGGACCCCTGGTACGAGCGCAGCGTGCTGAGCCTGCTCGACCTGCCTGTGGATGTTCTGTGTCAGGTATGcctctgtcccctctcccccactttAGCCTGACAAAACAGTTCGAAAAAGGCTCTTTGCTCTGTTTTCATTCTGAATGCTCTGACCTAAGTGGCATTCACTCCTGCCCTTGGAAGTCTGCCGGATGTGCAGGCCTTTTGTAGTTAGCACTTGGggatccattttaaaatgtttataaacACCGCGGCTCTCCAAGGGCAAGAGTGCATGTCACTTATGCTTGTGAAGCTGTTGAAAAATGACCCTGGATACTGCTGAGGTTCCTGCTTGTCTGAACTGCACTTACAAACTGCACTTACAAACTGCACTTACAAACTGCACTTACAAACTGCACTTTCAAACTGCACTTTCCCTGAACTGCATATTGACATTATATTTCATGAATATTATGTTTTCCAGCAAACTCCCAAAACGGAGACAGACTCACACAACAGCTCCAGGGAGCACTTACCCATATTTGGAGACCTGGTTCTGCACTACTGTCGCCAGGGAAACCGATCCATTCTAGTGCAGCTTTACCAAGCTGAGGTACGGCCTGCTGTCATTCCAAACACAGGGCTACTGAACACAGTGGTATCAAACGGGTTACTGGACACAGTGGTATCAAACACAGGGTTACTGAACACTGTGGTATCAAACACAGGGTTACTGAACACAATGGAGTCAAGCCCAGGGATACTGAACACTGTTGTATCAAACTCCGCGCTACTGAACACAGTGGAGTCAAAGCCAGGGATACTGAACAATTCTTGTACAAGCAGGCTCAAGCTGCATCAGTAGGCTATGCGCAGGTGCTGGGTGTTGTGAATATTGTAGTGAGTCATCAGGGATAACCAGTATGTCAAAGTACAGCTAACTAAACCAGACTATCGAGGAAATGGAATACCTTTGAATCTGTACTGGGATTAGTTCTTAACACAAACTAAGACAtataaaaacaaagacattGTTTTGTCGGGTGCAGCTGACCTTGGCGGGTGGAGAGAGGCGGACCGAGGTGTTCGTTCACTCCCTGGAGCTGGGCCATACGGCCGGGACCCGGGCCGTCAAAGCCACGCGTGAGTATGGCCTCGCCCTCTCGGACCAACAACACATCACTGGCTATCCTCCGCCACAGACTGAACGCACACGTTTAAACTGCACATTAAACCTGGAGCACAATGTCCTAATCCCTTGTGTGCCCATTATGGCATTATGTTGTAGATTTAGGCAatcacacttactgtctgttgTGACACACATAACTTGGTATCATTCTTGTTCTCAGGTGCAGCCAGCAAGCGCTTTGGGGTTGTTGGAGATCGGGAGGCTCTCCCATTAACACTGGAGCTCCTTTACAACAAGGTCCGTAGAGGGGCTGGCTTGAGCTCCGCTACCTAAGAGACTTCTATTCAGCCTTGGAAAAAGGAGGATTTGATTGTGGTTTTTAAATTCATGAAAGGGATTTGCGGTTTCAACTACAGAATGGTTTTCAGGTTGAGTTCTGAGGAGGCATTCGTTGTAAATTAGCTGAAGGTGAATCCCAACACTAATCAGCAAATATTAATTTGCAAACTGAATTGTACCTGGGAAAATTTTGTCAAGTGGTTTAGTAGAGACCTGCACCTGTGTGATGTTTAAGTCCAAGCTTGACACAAAGCTGGATACTGGAGGGTTCAGACAGCAACTCACATTTATTGAACTACAAGACACTAACTCCTTCATCAGAACTTGAAGACAAAGTTATCACGACAGTGATGTGTTATTAGGCTGTAGGGATGTCATTGACATTGAGGAGATGCTCTCCATTATGTAGGTAAATAATGAGCTGAAATGGCCTGAATTACTTATTCTTATCATTATGCGTTCTTCTGTTCCTTAGAAAACAGTATACAAGCACTGTGCTGGCTGCTATATGAAGGTCACATTCCTTCTTCTTACATCTTTAGGTCACCTTGAGTGGGAGGAGCCAGTGGACTCAAGCTGATATAGTTTGCACCTCTATTAACCTGACCAAAACCTGTAAGAGCCCAGAGGACATAGGTAAGTGGGTGAAATCACCTTGAATATCTGTCAGGTTTCACCAAGAAACAGCAACTGTTTCATACAAGAAGCAGCTGGCAGAGTGTTTTTGCAGCAGGCAGAATGTGATTgtttgttaatttaattttgtaatgTATGTTACAGTATGTATCGTGATACTGTTCTTCATCTTGTGACAGCTTCAATTTtcaatttatatatttatggatGTTCCTCTGAAGCCATTCAAGATAAAAGCCTTTCTGCCAACACAGACACCAACTGTGTCCTGTTTGTGATTCAAACCTGCATCATCCTGATAAGAAGGATCCTGAGTAAATGTTTAAAAGATAGCAGGGATCCACTAATGCCGTTGTCTGTgagcctggtcctggagagccagaaggcatgctgttttttgttcttaCTCAACACGTAATGAATCGGTTAAAGCAAGCAACCTCTCCAGCTTGCTCGGGTCTGAATAGGTTTCTAAATTTGGTCCCGATTTtcagactgaaaacaaaaactagctGAGTCTTcaactctccaggaccagggttcaAGCCCTTGCAGTAATCCGTTCCATCGTCATTACTGCACCTGCGTCAGAGCAGAGATGCCAGTGCTACTTTACTGTCCACTGAATAAGAGCCCGGCCTTGAGTGGGCACTGAGAGCAGATACCTGGGGAGGATGGTTAGTGTGCTGTTGGGCTGTTTTCAGGCTCCAGGACACAGCTTCACATGGCTGTAACTGAAGTGAGGAAGAGACAATGCTCCAAGTCCAAAATGGCTTACaaccaggtgagagagagatgctggCATCAGATGAAACTCACCCAAAATGAAATGCGTTTACTGTGTTGGTTTGGAcaggataataataacaacaatattattaataataataataataataataataataataataataataataattatgacagtaataataataatgacagtagtaataataataataataataataataataataataataatacaaaatatatatattataatgatttgtattttaaatttgatgatAATAAAATTAGCATTATTCCAGAATTGTATTCTGAATGCTTCAGTGAAAGAATTGAGTCATTTCAGTGCATTTTAGTCTAATTAAAGCCTTACTGCCTTTGATAATGACTATTTATCTAATAAGTTGTAATCATATTTTGTTTGCACTGTTTATATGATGTACTTGGGTATGTTCTTCAGTATTCAGGTTTTCATGTATGGACCGATCCCATGGAAGGATTTTACAGTGAAATGGGGTATTAAAGAAATGTCATTCTTAATCTTAATCTTGCTCCTCCAGCACCTGTCCACCACCGAGCTGAAAGTGggacaggtacaggtgagcagtGCCA
It encodes the following:
- the LOC133114636 gene encoding phosphoinositide 3-kinase regulatory subunit 5-like yields the protein MEHTSCREDRIHHALDRCLHDLSPAPSTVHSGNAGLSMNHWSLEELVRRDPENFLILLKQILRRAREVQDQCQYELVTPLALMFSSTLLLTPFLPPHCPLLTSACEVFGGFLCWPEPYSGVCRDLLNVLRLELRAPGISYHRLVREEQGLSTADHRTKTMTVLLMDPADVPLEFLSVSEQLSSIHQTPQEVHITLIKHAYQAALGTKYPLSTLHHALQSKSPKQLQQLCSAVTEVLETCAFMEEPEEARGCLLQALEQLCENIGVQASDSSKSDGVLQTLALPIAKFHLHLWDSDNFDSLTDFLERECCLATTSTPPEEEEEEEVVGDEEVGDERQENANEIEEEEEEEEEAATDSWAGHRVSTLSTISTTSKDSMFSTSSAASSCSLPSWRSEASGADSDFCEDMEDSAPEKPGPPRPRLRHHLSKFFKPRREGRGSRLSRAKSLGSSETKAYAERRYARFARSNSLRQKVRPGGGLLPALPLQPAGFRRVPVLGAGDEPGCGSTLRVVVLGTDRAVGRIARACARLCSQESTLPTRVQFFFIPVARGSGCVPAEGLVSPDKPPEISPRAAARTDAAMPGGDSANNIAQSIGRLDPWYERSVLSLLDLPVDVLCQQTPKTETDSHNSSREHLPIFGDLVLHYCRQGNRSILVQLYQAELTLAGGERRTEVFVHSLELGHTAGTRAVKATRAASKRFGVVGDREALPLTLELLYNKVTLSGRSQWTQADIVCTSINLTKTCKSPEDIGSRTQLHMAVTEVRKRQCSKSKMAYNQHLSTTELKVGQVQVSSASSTTFAVCLDQDEKKVLQSVTRCEVSVYSRPDSTCEWRLHTDQSDQLPAPLPTACPLVCLPLVTFSGMCP